Proteins encoded together in one Ammospiza nelsoni isolate bAmmNel1 chromosome Z, bAmmNel1.pri, whole genome shotgun sequence window:
- the TMEM271 gene encoding transmembrane protein 271, whose product MKWSVRGACAALSSCLLLACALSAAAVGLKCFSLGSELKGEPFRLGTAAGAFYSGLLLAAGLSLLAAALLCCRPPDEAPVAPAPAPAPAPAPASALAPAGDPDPASGGPGGAEAAAAPSGPVEKASPGGRQNFLLLGVLVFMLGVLSAFAGAVIDGDTVSLVERKYSHYCLLQPGGAARPRSGPAAPDGTAAALRCQKLRDYQQGLVLSTVFNALECLLGLLNLLLVKNYKAAQQRGRRRRRRRAAPAAAAAGGRRRRRRGGGGGRRAPRHSQGSLFSGGEPELSPGDCPFQAVSYINVGVFHVFDEAGVEVHCGGHPSVELPGYSPMDPELNASYPYCYPLPSEQPPAYEEIYPGEPCAHGT is encoded by the coding sequence ATGAAGTGGAGCGTGCGGGGAGCCTGCGCCGCgctctccagctgcctcctgctcgCCTGCGCCCTCAGCGCCGCCGCCGTGGGCCTCAAGTGCTTCTCGCTGGGCTCCGAGCTCAAGGGCGAGCCCTTCCGCCTGGGCACCGCCGCCGGCGCCTTCTAttcggggctgctgctggccgcCGGCCTCTCGCTGCTCGCCGCTGCGCTGCTCTGCTGTCGCCCGCCCGACGAGGCGCCCGTGGCGCCGGCTCCGGCACCGGCCCCAGCGCCGGCGCCGGCCTCTGCTTTGGCCCCCGCCGGGGACCCGGACCCGGCCAGCGGAGGCCCCGGCGgggcggaggcggcggccgcgccGTCGGGGCCGGTGGAGAAGGCGTCGCCCGGGGGGCGGCAGAACTTCCTGcttctgggggtgctggtgttCATGCTGGGCGTGCTGAGCGCCTTCGCCGGCGCCGTCATCGACGGCGACACCGTGTCGCTGGTGGAGAGGAAGTACTCGCACTATTGCCTGCTGCAGCCCGGCGGCGCGGCCCGCCCGCGGAGCGGACCCGCGGCCCCCGACGGCACCGCCGCGGCGCTCCGCTGCCAGAAGCTGCGGGACTACCAGCAAGGCTTGGTGCTCTCCACCGTTTTCAACGCGCTGGAGTGCCTCCTGGGCCTGCTTAACCTGCTTCTTGTCAAGAACTACAAGGCCGCGCAGCAGCGCGGacggaggcggcggcggcggcgagcggccccggccgcggcggcggcgggcgggcggcggcggcggcggaggggcGGCGGCGGTGGGCGGCGGGCGCCGCgccacagccagggctccctCTTCTCCGGCGGCGAGCCCGAGCTCAGCCCCGGGGATTGCCCCTTCCAGGCCGTCTCCTACATCAACGTGGGCGTCTTCCACGTCTTCGACGAGGCCGGCGTGGAGGTGCACTGTGGCGGACATCCCTCCGTCGAGCTGCCCGGCTACTCGCCTATGGACCCCGAGCTCAACGCCTCCTATCCCTACTGCTACCCTCTGCCCAGCGAGCAGCCCCCCGCCTACGAGGAGATCTACCCCGGGGAGCCCTGCGCTCACGGCACCTAG